The Scleropages formosus chromosome 15, fSclFor1.1, whole genome shotgun sequence genomic sequence ATCAAGCATCCCTGGATGGAGGCCTTCATCCATCACAGACTGTTCAACCACAGTaatctccttctctctctccctttcacACCCAGCCCTACCAATCAGTCATATCTACACCAATTAACCTGAGACAATAATTGCTTTGATGAGCCCACTGCTTTGCTCCCAAGCCCAGTGATAAACCAGTAAGTGGTCACAAGCACTTAAATGCAGCCATTCAGATGGAAGGTCAAATGGACGAGGAAGACGTTCTTGTCTTTTACTCATTAATGTGCATGCCTAACCAAGTATGATGAGCTCAGATGCTTCTTCAATGTCAATGCCACTTACTTGGAATGTCATTAAACTAGTGACATTAGACAGCTATCCCACAATGAAACCCATCTTCCATAAACTTTAAACAGGACCGACAGAACAGGGCCTATAATGTTAAACTGAAACACAATTAACTAGTAAATATCTTTCATGGCTCAGCAATCCCACACAGAGCGAAAAGGTGCTGTAAGGGTAACCACTTACTGGCTGTCAAAGCAACTCCAATTTCAATGGCATCCATAGCACCCAGTACTTACCTCAGCTACATCTTCCTGTCGTCGCCTCTGTAGCCGCTCTACATCATCAATTTCATACACCTTGATCTCAAAGGGTTCCTTCAGAGTCCCAGGCAGCAGGGGTGGCAAGTCTACCCACTGGCCAGTGGAGGGTTTCCTCCCCAGGGATGAGGTGTCTGGCAAGGGGGCTGGGATCAAACGTCGCCTCTGGAGACCTAGAATGATAACATTAAATTAATCAAGGACTGAATATGGGCCAAGAAATACACAGCACGACTATTCTAGAGTACTCAGagacattaataaatatgtataaaggCAAACATTTTAACTGGTAACAGAAGTGGACCTCCTGAGGAGGAATTGATTTCATACGTATAGGGTACGAAGCAATCTACTGCATGCAGTACAGATATGAATTACATATGTCGCCAACACAAATTTGAATGAATAGAACCAGGTGATGAGGTTCAGCTATCTAGGAAGTCAAATATATTAGATTCACAGAACAGAATGATATCTGAAATTATACATTACATGGGCATACGAATACTAAATAATATTCTTGTGCTAAAAAGACAGCAAGAGCTTCATTCCTCTTTTATGTTTTGTTCACCTCAGTATAAATTTATACTCTGAGGTATCTACTAGCTCTTGTTGTTATAGCATATCATGAGAAAGAACTATTTCATACATTAGTCTGATTATGAGAAGTAGCTCCTTTACACAGTAAAGGTATCTGATTTTTAACAGATTAGAGAATCAGGCAATGAATGAAAGGAAAGTGAAATTGAAAGTAATACTAGTATGTTTAAAGATGAATCCAACCTTTAACAATAATGAAACCCTTTTGAGGACACAGGGCATATATATTTTGGCGGCCACATGCACACTCAAGCAGCATGAAAAACCAGCTTTCATTTGATCTTACAAAACACTGCACATTTTCTTGACCCACAAAGAACACACTTTAGAAAAGCTGGATTTACTAACTATTTCTCTGTCAGACTAGAGAATTTCAGCAAAACTGCTTAAAATACACTTCAATTTTACAACACTTCATTTTGCTGTGCCAAGAAACTTCATTCTTACAGCCTGCCATCTTAtgtcattaaattaaatatacatgtaaatgatcTTCtacttcttacatttatttatttagcagatgcttttctccaatatgacttccaatggatgctacatagtgttatcagcccacacaccttattcatcaaggtaacttacactgctagatacactacttacaatgggtcactcatccatacatcagtgcaacacactcactctctctgtcactcacactctatgggggGGACCtaaacagcctgtctttggactgtgggaggaaaccaacgtagacacaaagagaacatgcaaacttcacacagaccaagcagggatcgaacccacatcctctcgcagcATCctagcactgtgagacagcagtgctactcgctgtgccaccttacCACCCGCTTCTTGTACTGTTCTTTCTGTGTCCCATAACAAACAATGCTTAGGCATGCCAAAATAGGTGGGAGTCACATGGTTTACGTGCAAATTATAAAATGACTTCTCACCATTGGACCTCTTCTTGGGCGATTTGGAGGATCTGGTACGCCCTGAAGAAGATACTCCACTCTCGCTCATTGAATCATGAGCAGAGGAGGCACTGCCCGTGGCCTCACTGTCCCGGATCATACTCTCATAGCCACTGCTTCCGCCGCTGTGATAGAAGAGGGCGGTGCGGCCCATAGCAGGTGGCAGCTCACCACTGAGCACACTGCTGTTGTCGCTACCATGTCCACTACTGTAGCGTTGCGGTCGCCGTGGGGCTGTGATCTTGCTGTAGGGGGACGGCAGAGCCAAAGGGGAGGGCTTATCATCACTGAGGTTCACACCACTGTCATTTCCACTGTCAGAGTCCCCAGAGCTCCTGAAATGCTTCCCGGGGCCACCGGATGCAAGTTCGCTGACTCTGCTGTTGGCAGCACGGATGGCTTGTTTTGTTCCCATTATGGTGCCCCTCCCAGGCTTGCCATTAACCCCTGTCACAGATCGGGGACCTGTCTTTCCAGTAGGAGGTAAATTAGTGTTCCGCATATTTGGAGCAGCAAGGGATTTGGTTGAAGAGCTCAGGGTTTTTGAACTGTTTACAGACACTGAGCGGGCCTTGCTTCCATTGATACCAACAGATTTGAGGTTGATGCTGCCCTTCAATGGGCCTGTCTTGCCTGGAGTACCCGGAGCGGCACAGGGAGATGCTGAGGTAGCAGAAGAAGTAGAGGCAGACAACGGTGTTCCAAGCCTGGGCACTGACCGACTGGACCTGCCATTACTTCCCAGGCTGGCTCCACTATTCTCTCTGTAGAGACCTGGCTTGGATCCCACTGAAGTCAAGCTTTCACATCTCTCTAGGGATGTCTGACTTTCATAACACTGTCCAGCATCTCCTTTGGCTCCTCTGGCTTTGAgactggatgttgctttggcTGAGCTGTAGTCTGCTTTTAGACTAGATGTTTTGTGGTTGCTAGACTCACTTCTGAGCCGAACATCAAACTCGTCCTCTGATGCTGCAGTCCTGGGTGACGAGGACCTCCCTCCATCAATACTTGCTGACTTTAAGGCACTTGGGGGCAGCAAAATCCGGTTCTTTTGATCTAGACTGGATTTCCGGACTggtggagcaggaggtgaggtgCAACCAGATTTTGGAAGCATGCTACCTTTCTGTCCATTTGTCTTTTTCCCCAATGATGAGAACTTCAGGCTAATGGCTCCTGATGTGCCTTCTTGGTTTCCTCTGGATTCTGAGGAATTGTGGATGACAGGTACTGTGCCTAGTGTGGTTGCTCCACGCCTGAGCTGTGGAATTTTGTTAGGAGCCTCAATTTTCTTGATGCTGGACTTTTCACAGCCATCCACCACCCTTTGAGAAGAGGTAGACACAAGCATCTTAGGTGGTCGAGGTACACTGTTACTGTTCATCCCTGGCTTCCTGGAGGGTATTCCACTTGTGCCATTCTTGGAGAGCTTCCCAGCTGAAGCAGGGTCTGTGGCTTGAGGGTCTGAGGGTCTGTCAAGACGAAGCCAGGGGTCTTCTGGCTTTCCTTCCTGTCTCTGTAGCTCACGgctactgctgctgttctggGAAACAGATGAGGTAGGCTTCATTTTCTTGGGAAGACTGAAGTGAACTACTTGTGGGGAGGCTGACGGTTGTGAGGTGTTAAGAGTACtagtttttgtaattttagaacctctagctgatgctttggtAGAGTCCGGTGATGATAGGCATTTTGTCATACTCAGGGACTGTTTGCTGGATGTGGCACTATCACTGTCCATCTCCGAGAAGCAGAAGCCACTATCATTTAATGAGCTCTTGAGATCTTGTGGGGAAGCTGGTTCCTTAGGGAACATACCAAGGGAATCCAAATAGAAAGTTCCCCCTGGACACGTGTGCTTGGGCTGCAGTAAAAACCTGTCTGTAGAATGGATGCCTTCACTCTCAAGTGTACCCATGCTCACCTCACTAAGCCAGGAGCTCAGGGAAGAACGCCTACTCTCAGGGCAGACAAAAGCTTCCTCTGGTAAAGGAGTTACAGTTTCATTGCTGACAGCAGACACACCTGCCTGGGAGGTGTAGGCATCAAACTCATCATTAATACTACTGATAATGCTAACTGGTCGTGAACCGGAGGCCAAAGCCTGTAGGGAACAGTCACTGTTGAAGCTGATAATGCTTGAGGGGCGCCCATTGTCTATAATACTGCCTATGGATAGTTCCTCAACTACTGTAAACACCAGTTCATCCTCCCCATTGAGTTCTACTGGCTGCTGCAGGGTCACTGTTGTTCTCAGAATATCTCTGTCAAAGCACCTACCCCTAAAGGCAGAGCGTAGGTGGCTAACCTCCATGGGAGATCTGCTTATAGGATGGGCCCTGCAGGAAAGGGGAGAGCTTCCATGGTCCCCCCGCTTCGTGGCTTGGTGGCTCATCCCCACTGGTGGCATCCTAGTGGCAGAACATCCCTCTGATTCTGGGTAAGGTCCTCTGGGTTCTCTCTgttggggaggagggggagcagGCTTGGGGAGTGGCCTCTTGGTGAAGAACACCTTCTCCCGTACCACCGGTTCAGTGTCCTGGGATGCAACACTACCCTGATTAATCATGCACACCTGACCATCTGACGCCAGCCCCTTTTCTCCATCTGCGCTTGTTCGGTTCAGGTTTTCAGAGATCCCCTTGTTGAGGGCAGCGCCTAGACATTTGGGATGTTCTTGTTTGGGCTTAAAGGAAGCGCTGCAGTTCGGGTGAGAAGGAGGACACTGTGGAGGCTGCCAGGAGGAAACAGCCTCCTGAGAAGAAGCTTTAGTTGGAGTCCTTGTGGATATTACAGTGCTGTCTTTTGCTTTAGTGGCTCCACTATCTGCCTTGGAGCCAGCCTGGGAACTCTTGCCCTCCCCTGGGAAAACTGCAGGCTCTTCGCTGCCATCAATACAATCCAGTCGCTCCTGTAGCTCTGCAAATGTGTTGCACTTAAAGTGGTCCCTGTCCACCAGGCCCTCCTTGTTGCGCTTTCTGTTGAGGGATGGGATGATGGGAACAAAGGCAGGTGGACCCTCGTTGTCACTGAGCTCACGGTCCGAAATAGCGGCACCACCAGGCCCTACGTAGATTACTGTGTCACAGGATTGCTCGCTGCTGGAGGAGTAGTCTGGATCACTGACCAAGGCAGGCAGGTCCGGATCCAGGGCAACAGTTCGAGGATGGAAGGGTCTTAGGTGTGGGGGACGCCGGATTCGGCCTTCTTCACATGAGCTGTCTCCGCCAGAAGAGCTTGATGCATACTAGAACCCAGAAAGAGACAGCACAGTTATCATTCTTCAGTCAGTCTTAACTGAATATAAGAAGccacatgtttttatttgttattgttcaaTGTctaattttagtttttaattcaTGGTTTTGAGTGAAAATATTCAAAGACAAAACTGTACCCAGCACACAGTAGTGAACAAATATCAGTACCTTCAAGTTTAGTCAATAtgcataaaatgtgaaaagtacaGAGTGGAGAGAAATGTAAAA encodes the following:
- the LOC108919636 gene encoding kinesin-like protein KIF26A isoform X3 is translated as MFTRDRTSSARGSAAPGRDPEHRRFTVEGCPTRESPLALELSPRKRLHSAGEAQCSSRPPPEGAGSVSVSEPGHLERREGKVNPCRQCLLKVGELKRQALALADPGSLKDPGFAAFLFDKLQVPECTVPGRHEAPARCQLCATPLHQLRQQALQTLATLADEMPDLPPFPATHSMLTLSSPRDWPPPKAHAVLPVGERRRGLGWPPAGSDGPKPAVQVTVGTGALGSVTIQAQQYLEGMWSISRVNNFLPQPGPTHSLTSDVERDSVAAEAPSVSSSIPLGSQKSPTQREQTSPGSPPPVHGTSAAASFFIRAAQKLNLSSKRKKHHPPLPLPQEPSIYPTSFSAILQLAPPPAPPCLLRAVSKVKDNPGMGKVKVMMRICPSQGPHDSSESMSFMKVDPRKKQLTLYEPSLNTQSNSGHRRTAVAVPKMFAFDAVFTQDASQAEVCSGTVAEVIQSVVNGADGCIFCFGHAKLGKTYTMIGKDNSTQNLGIVPCAISWLFKLINERKEKTGTRFSIRVSAVEISGKDEMLTDLLSEVASGSLQDGQSPGIYLREDPICGTQLQNQSELRAPTAEKAAFFLDAAIAARSTSRPDCDEDEHRNSHMLFTLHVYQYRMEKSSKGGMSGGRSRLHLIDLGSCEKVLSKSRDGGGGGLCLSLTALGNVILALANGAKHVPYRDSKLTMLLRESLGNINCRTTMIAHISDLPASYAESLTTLQLASRIHRMRKKKSKYASSSSGGDSSCEEGRIRRPPHLRPFHPRTVALDPDLPALVSDPDYSSSSEQSCDTVIYVGPGGAAISDRELSDNEGPPAFVPIIPSLNRKRNKEGLVDRDHFKCNTFAELQERLDCIDGSEEPAVFPGEGKSSQAGSKADSGATKAKDSTVISTRTPTKASSQEAVSSWQPPQCPPSHPNCSASFKPKQEHPKCLGAALNKGISENLNRTSADGEKGLASDGQVCMINQGSVASQDTEPVVREKVFFTKRPLPKPAPPPPQQREPRGPYPESEGCSATRMPPVGMSHQATKRGDHGSSPLSCRAHPISRSPMEVSHLRSAFRGRCFDRDILRTTVTLQQPVELNGEDELVFTVVEELSIGSIIDNGRPSSIISFNSDCSLQALASGSRPVSIISSINDEFDAYTSQAGVSAVSNETVTPLPEEAFVCPESRRSSLSSWLSEVSMGTLESEGIHSTDRFLLQPKHTCPGGTFYLDSLGMFPKEPASPQDLKSSLNDSGFCFSEMDSDSATSSKQSLSMTKCLSSPDSTKASARGSKITKTSTLNTSQPSASPQVVHFSLPKKMKPTSSVSQNSSSSRELQRQEGKPEDPWLRLDRPSDPQATDPASAGKLSKNGTSGIPSRKPGMNSNSVPRPPKMLVSTSSQRVVDGCEKSSIKKIEAPNKIPQLRRGATTLGTVPVIHNSSESRGNQEGTSGAISLKFSSLGKKTNGQKGSMLPKSGCTSPPAPPVRKSSLDQKNRILLPPSALKSASIDGGRSSSPRTAASEDEFDVRLRSESSNHKTSSLKADYSSAKATSSLKARGAKGDAGQCYESQTSLERCESLTSVGSKPGLYRENSGASLGSNGRSSRSVPRLGTPLSASTSSATSASPCAAPGTPGKTGPLKGSINLKSVGINGSKARSVSVNSSKTLSSSTKSLAAPNMRNTNLPPTGKTGPRSVTGVNGKPGRGTIMGTKQAIRAANSRVSELASGGPGKHFRSSGDSDSGNDSGVNLSDDKPSPLALPSPYSKITAPRRPQRYSSGHGSDNSSVLSGELPPAMGRTALFYHSGGSSGYESMIRDSEATGSASSAHDSMSESGVSSSGRTRSSKSPKKRSNGLQRRRLIPAPLPDTSSLGRKPSTGQWVDLPPLLPGTLKEPFEIKVYEIDDVERLQRRRQEDVAEQPFQDVEKGLLYFNTKLKLVERRQQQIRELRARHEMLKEELEDTKRRLMMDPSKWIGEFEVDQDLDKESQEYLEALEQVTDELEYCVNLCKSRVMMVTCFDIGVPVDTQDGPREVEV
- the LOC108919636 gene encoding kinesin-like protein KIF26A isoform X2, whose translation is MALRGSSGTSGSGDPKATVIDLGTFFVDSDIIFGFTSHLLRRKAKVEGCPTRESPLALELSPRKRLHSAGEAQCSSRPPPEGAGSVSVSEPGHLERREGKVNPCRQCLLKVGELKRQALALADPGSLKDPGFAAFLFDKLQVPECTVPGRHEAPARCQLCATPLHQLRQQALQTLATLADEMPDLPPFPATHSMLTLSSPRDWPPPKAHAVLPVGERRRGLGWPPAGSDGPKPAVQVTVGTGALGSVTIQAQQYLEGMWSISRVNNFLPQPGPTHSLTSDVERDSVAAEAPSVSSSIPLGSQKSPTQREQTSPGSPPPVHGTSAAASFFIRAAQKLNLSSKRKKHHPPLPLPQEPSIYPTSFSAILQLAPPPAPPCLLRAVSKVKDNPGMGKVKVMMRICPSQGPHDSSESMSFMKVDPRKKQLTLYEPSLNTQSNSGHRRTAVAVPKMFAFDAVFTQDASQAEVCSGTVAEVIQSVVNGADGCIFCFGHAKLGKTYTMIGKDNSTQNLGIVPCAISWLFKLINERKEKTGTRFSIRVSAVEISGKDEMLTDLLSEVASGSLQDGQSPGIYLREDPICGTQLQNQSELRAPTAEKAAFFLDAAIAARSTSRPDCDEDEHRNSHMLFTLHVYQYRMEKSSKGGMSGGRSRLHLIDLGSCEKVLSKSRDGGGGGLCLSLTALGNVILALANGAKHVPYRDSKLTMLLRESLGNINCRTTMIAHISDLPASYAESLTTLQLASRIHRMRKKKSKYASSSSGGDSSCEEGRIRRPPHLRPFHPRTVALDPDLPALVSDPDYSSSSEQSCDTVIYVGPGGAAISDRELSDNEGPPAFVPIIPSLNRKRNKEGLVDRDHFKCNTFAELQERLDCIDGSEEPAVFPGEGKSSQAGSKADSGATKAKDSTVISTRTPTKASSQEAVSSWQPPQCPPSHPNCSASFKPKQEHPKCLGAALNKGISENLNRTSADGEKGLASDGQVCMINQGSVASQDTEPVVREKVFFTKRPLPKPAPPPPQQREPRGPYPESEGCSATRMPPVGMSHQATKRGDHGSSPLSCRAHPISRSPMEVSHLRSAFRGRCFDRDILRTTVTLQQPVELNGEDELVFTVVEELSIGSIIDNGRPSSIISFNSDCSLQALASGSRPVSIISSINDEFDAYTSQAGVSAVSNETVTPLPEEAFVCPESRRSSLSSWLSEVSMGTLESEGIHSTDRFLLQPKHTCPGGTFYLDSLGMFPKEPASPQDLKSSLNDSGFCFSEMDSDSATSSKQSLSMTKCLSSPDSTKASARGSKITKTSTLNTSQPSASPQVVHFSLPKKMKPTSSVSQNSSSSRELQRQEGKPEDPWLRLDRPSDPQATDPASAGKLSKNGTSGIPSRKPGMNSNSVPRPPKMLVSTSSQRVVDGCEKSSIKKIEAPNKIPQLRRGATTLGTVPVIHNSSESRGNQEGTSGAISLKFSSLGKKTNGQKGSMLPKSGCTSPPAPPVRKSSLDQKNRILLPPSALKSASIDGGRSSSPRTAASEDEFDVRLRSESSNHKTSSLKADYSSAKATSSLKARGAKGDAGQCYESQTSLERCESLTSVGSKPGLYRENSGASLGSNGRSSRSVPRLGTPLSASTSSATSASPCAAPGTPGKTGPLKGSINLKSVGINGSKARSVSVNSSKTLSSSTKSLAAPNMRNTNLPPTGKTGPRSVTGVNGKPGRGTIMGTKQAIRAANSRVSELASGGPGKHFRSSGDSDSGNDSGVNLSDDKPSPLALPSPYSKITAPRRPQRYSSGHGSDNSSVLSGELPPAMGRTALFYHSGGSSGYESMIRDSEATGSASSAHDSMSESGVSSSGRTRSSKSPKKRSNGLQRRRLIPAPLPDTSSLGRKPSTGQWVDLPPLLPGTLKEPFEIKVYEIDDVERLQRRRQEDVAEGLLYFNTKLKLVERRQQQIRELRARHEMLKEELEDTKRRLMMDPSKWIGEFEVDQDLDKESQEYLEALEQVTDELEYCVNLCKSRVMMVTCFDIGVPVDTQDGPREVEV
- the LOC108919636 gene encoding kinesin-like protein KIF26A isoform X1; translated protein: MALRGSSGTSGSGDPKATVIDLGTFFVDSDIIFGFTSHLLRRKAKVEGCPTRESPLALELSPRKRLHSAGEAQCSSRPPPEGAGSVSVSEPGHLERREGKVNPCRQCLLKVGELKRQALALADPGSLKDPGFAAFLFDKLQVPECTVPGRHEAPARCQLCATPLHQLRQQALQTLATLADEMPDLPPFPATHSMLTLSSPRDWPPPKAHAVLPVGERRRGLGWPPAGSDGPKPAVQVTVGTGALGSVTIQAQQYLEGMWSISRVNNFLPQPGPTHSLTSDVERDSVAAEAPSVSSSIPLGSQKSPTQREQTSPGSPPPVHGTSAAASFFIRAAQKLNLSSKRKKHHPPLPLPQEPSIYPTSFSAILQLAPPPAPPCLLRAVSKVKDNPGMGKVKVMMRICPSQGPHDSSESMSFMKVDPRKKQLTLYEPSLNTQSNSGHRRTAVAVPKMFAFDAVFTQDASQAEVCSGTVAEVIQSVVNGADGCIFCFGHAKLGKTYTMIGKDNSTQNLGIVPCAISWLFKLINERKEKTGTRFSIRVSAVEISGKDEMLTDLLSEVASGSLQDGQSPGIYLREDPICGTQLQNQSELRAPTAEKAAFFLDAAIAARSTSRPDCDEDEHRNSHMLFTLHVYQYRMEKSSKGGMSGGRSRLHLIDLGSCEKVLSKSRDGGGGGLCLSLTALGNVILALANGAKHVPYRDSKLTMLLRESLGNINCRTTMIAHISDLPASYAESLTTLQLASRIHRMRKKKSKYASSSSGGDSSCEEGRIRRPPHLRPFHPRTVALDPDLPALVSDPDYSSSSEQSCDTVIYVGPGGAAISDRELSDNEGPPAFVPIIPSLNRKRNKEGLVDRDHFKCNTFAELQERLDCIDGSEEPAVFPGEGKSSQAGSKADSGATKAKDSTVISTRTPTKASSQEAVSSWQPPQCPPSHPNCSASFKPKQEHPKCLGAALNKGISENLNRTSADGEKGLASDGQVCMINQGSVASQDTEPVVREKVFFTKRPLPKPAPPPPQQREPRGPYPESEGCSATRMPPVGMSHQATKRGDHGSSPLSCRAHPISRSPMEVSHLRSAFRGRCFDRDILRTTVTLQQPVELNGEDELVFTVVEELSIGSIIDNGRPSSIISFNSDCSLQALASGSRPVSIISSINDEFDAYTSQAGVSAVSNETVTPLPEEAFVCPESRRSSLSSWLSEVSMGTLESEGIHSTDRFLLQPKHTCPGGTFYLDSLGMFPKEPASPQDLKSSLNDSGFCFSEMDSDSATSSKQSLSMTKCLSSPDSTKASARGSKITKTSTLNTSQPSASPQVVHFSLPKKMKPTSSVSQNSSSSRELQRQEGKPEDPWLRLDRPSDPQATDPASAGKLSKNGTSGIPSRKPGMNSNSVPRPPKMLVSTSSQRVVDGCEKSSIKKIEAPNKIPQLRRGATTLGTVPVIHNSSESRGNQEGTSGAISLKFSSLGKKTNGQKGSMLPKSGCTSPPAPPVRKSSLDQKNRILLPPSALKSASIDGGRSSSPRTAASEDEFDVRLRSESSNHKTSSLKADYSSAKATSSLKARGAKGDAGQCYESQTSLERCESLTSVGSKPGLYRENSGASLGSNGRSSRSVPRLGTPLSASTSSATSASPCAAPGTPGKTGPLKGSINLKSVGINGSKARSVSVNSSKTLSSSTKSLAAPNMRNTNLPPTGKTGPRSVTGVNGKPGRGTIMGTKQAIRAANSRVSELASGGPGKHFRSSGDSDSGNDSGVNLSDDKPSPLALPSPYSKITAPRRPQRYSSGHGSDNSSVLSGELPPAMGRTALFYHSGGSSGYESMIRDSEATGSASSAHDSMSESGVSSSGRTRSSKSPKKRSNGLQRRRLIPAPLPDTSSLGRKPSTGQWVDLPPLLPGTLKEPFEIKVYEIDDVERLQRRRQEDVAEQPFQDVEKGLLYFNTKLKLVERRQQQIRELRARHEMLKEELEDTKRRLMMDPSKWIGEFEVDQDLDKESQEYLEALEQVTDELEYCVNLCKSRVMMVTCFDIGVPVDTQDGPREVEV